The Burkholderia cepacia genome includes a region encoding these proteins:
- a CDS encoding class II glutamine amidotransferase, with product MCQLLGMNCAAPTDVTFSFTGFAARGGLTDHHADGWGIAFFEDKACRLFIDHQASATSPIAEMVKRYPIKSKNTIAHIRKATQGHILLENSHPFMRELWGRHWIFAHNGDLQDYAPDMDGSVYHPVGTTDSEQAFCVLMQGLRETFPGAQPPLPELFERVGELTRGITDHGVFNFLMSNGQALFAHCSTRLHYLVRRWPFSTAHLVDEDLSIDFAKYTTPEDRVAVIATQPLTDNEVWTAFEPGELIMFQCGDVAARMRIPVPERVLEKLRNPALDASASAPVRPLPAVEADVSEDAFDF from the coding sequence ATGTGCCAACTCTTAGGAATGAACTGCGCCGCGCCGACGGACGTCACATTCTCCTTCACAGGTTTCGCGGCCCGGGGCGGGCTCACCGATCACCATGCCGACGGCTGGGGCATCGCGTTCTTCGAGGACAAGGCCTGCCGCCTGTTCATCGATCACCAGGCATCGGCCACGTCGCCGATCGCCGAAATGGTGAAGCGCTACCCGATCAAGTCCAAGAACACCATCGCGCACATCCGCAAGGCGACGCAGGGCCACATCCTGCTCGAGAACAGCCATCCGTTCATGCGCGAGCTGTGGGGCCGGCACTGGATCTTCGCGCATAACGGCGACCTCCAGGACTACGCACCGGACATGGACGGCAGCGTCTATCATCCGGTCGGCACGACCGACAGCGAACAGGCGTTCTGCGTGCTGATGCAGGGGCTGCGCGAAACGTTTCCCGGCGCGCAGCCGCCGCTGCCCGAACTGTTCGAGCGCGTCGGCGAGCTGACACGCGGCATCACCGATCACGGCGTGTTCAATTTCCTGATGTCGAACGGCCAGGCGCTGTTCGCGCACTGCTCGACGCGGCTGCACTACCTCGTGCGGCGCTGGCCGTTCTCGACCGCGCATCTCGTCGACGAAGACCTGTCGATCGACTTCGCGAAATACACGACACCCGAGGATCGCGTCGCGGTGATCGCGACGCAGCCGCTCACCGACAACGAAGTCTGGACCGCGTTCGAGCCGGGCGAACTGATCATGTTCCAGTGCGGCGACGTCGCCGCGCGGATGCGGATCCCGGTGCCCGAACGCGTGCTCGAGAAGCTGCGCAATCCGGCGCTCGACGCATCGGCGTCGGCGCCCGTGCGGCCGCTGCCGGCCGTCGAGGCGGACGTCAGCGAGGACGCGTTCGACTTCTGA
- the pyrC gene encoding dihydroorotase — protein MTASNASSPATLSLARPDDWHLHLRDGDMLAAVLPHTARQFGRAIVMPNLKPPVTTTAQAQAYRERILAALPAGMTFEPLMTLYLTDNTPPDEIRRARESGFVHGVKLYPAGATTNSDHGVTDLAKCAKTLEAMQETGMPLLVHGEVTDASIDLFDREKVFIDRVMTPLRRDFPGLKVVFEHITTKDAADYVRDADAAPGLLGATITAHHLLYNRNALFVGGIRPHYYCLPVLKRETHRVALVEAATSGNPRFFLGTDSAPHARDAKETACGCAGCYTALHALELYAEAFDHAGALDRLEGFASFFGADFYGLPRSAETVTLRREAWELPREIFAGDTPVVPLRGGETIGWKLA, from the coding sequence ATGACTGCCTCGAACGCTTCCTCCCCGGCGACGCTCTCGCTCGCCCGTCCCGACGACTGGCACCTGCACCTGCGAGACGGCGACATGCTGGCCGCCGTGCTGCCGCACACCGCGCGCCAGTTCGGCCGCGCGATCGTCATGCCGAACCTGAAGCCGCCGGTGACGACCACCGCGCAGGCGCAGGCCTATCGCGAGCGCATCCTCGCCGCGCTGCCGGCCGGGATGACGTTCGAGCCGCTGATGACGCTGTACCTGACCGACAACACGCCGCCCGACGAGATCCGCCGCGCGCGCGAAAGCGGCTTCGTGCACGGCGTGAAGCTGTATCCGGCCGGTGCGACGACGAATTCCGACCACGGTGTCACCGATCTCGCGAAATGCGCGAAGACGCTCGAGGCGATGCAGGAAACCGGCATGCCGCTGCTCGTGCACGGCGAGGTGACCGATGCGTCGATCGACCTGTTCGACCGCGAGAAGGTCTTCATCGACCGCGTGATGACGCCGCTGCGCCGCGATTTCCCGGGCCTGAAGGTCGTGTTCGAACACATCACGACGAAGGACGCGGCCGACTACGTGCGCGACGCCGATGCGGCGCCCGGCCTGCTCGGCGCGACGATCACCGCGCATCACCTGCTGTACAACCGCAATGCGCTGTTCGTCGGCGGGATTCGCCCGCATTACTACTGCCTGCCGGTGCTGAAGCGCGAGACGCATCGCGTCGCGCTGGTCGAGGCCGCGACGTCGGGCAATCCGCGCTTCTTCCTCGGTACCGACAGCGCGCCGCATGCGCGCGACGCGAAGGAAACCGCGTGCGGCTGCGCGGGCTGCTATACGGCGCTGCATGCGCTCGAACTGTATGCGGAAGCGTTCGACCACGCCGGTGCGCTCGACAGGCTGGAAGGCTTCGCGAGCTTCTTCGGCGCCGATTTCTACGGGCTGCCGCGCAGCGCCGAGACGGTCACGCTGCGTCGCGAGGCGTGGGAATTGCCGCGCGAGATCTTCGCGGGCGATACGCCCGTCGTGCCGCTGCGCGGCGGCGAGACGATCGGCTGGAAACTGGCGTGA
- a CDS encoding DUF3025 domain-containing protein — MTIAPPRAAGEPDSGAAAFARIDWSVPWLAGFAATGRVAQAGALDGEAALLDALNGALDGATGGTPLVTGRGAPLRFVPQADLPPGVAYETHIAETGGVPTRHNLHDFFNALVWFAYPRVKAALNARQAAAIDEAGGVGPVRGPLRDALTLFDENAALFVTADRALADALRGFDWPRLLVAARDAWGTRCEARLVGHALLEKLVAPYKSCTAHTWIVQVSADYFSWPAARRAAHVDAQVARMLAARDLTSRDFAPLPVLGVPGWCDANAEPAFYDDPAVFRSGRRTRPL; from the coding sequence GTGACCATCGCGCCGCCGCGCGCGGCCGGTGAGCCGGACAGCGGTGCGGCGGCGTTCGCGCGGATCGACTGGTCCGTGCCGTGGCTCGCGGGCTTTGCCGCGACAGGGCGCGTCGCGCAGGCGGGCGCGCTCGACGGCGAGGCCGCGCTGCTCGACGCGCTGAACGGTGCACTGGATGGCGCGACGGGCGGCACGCCGCTCGTCACCGGCCGCGGCGCGCCGCTGCGCTTCGTGCCGCAAGCGGACCTGCCGCCCGGCGTCGCGTACGAGACCCATATCGCGGAGACGGGCGGTGTCCCGACCCGCCACAATCTGCACGACTTCTTCAACGCGCTCGTCTGGTTCGCGTATCCGCGCGTCAAGGCCGCACTGAATGCGCGCCAGGCCGCGGCGATCGACGAAGCGGGCGGGGTCGGCCCCGTGCGCGGCCCGTTGCGCGACGCGCTCACGCTGTTCGACGAGAACGCCGCGTTGTTCGTGACGGCCGACCGTGCGCTCGCCGACGCGCTGCGCGGGTTCGACTGGCCGCGGCTGCTGGTCGCCGCGCGCGATGCGTGGGGCACGCGCTGCGAGGCGCGGCTGGTCGGCCATGCGCTGCTCGAGAAACTCGTCGCGCCTTACAAATCCTGCACCGCGCACACGTGGATCGTCCAAGTGAGCGCCGACTATTTTTCGTGGCCGGCCGCGCGCCGGGCCGCGCACGTCGATGCGCAGGTCGCGCGGATGCTCGCGGCGCGAGACCTGACGAGCCGCGATTTCGCACCGCTCCCGGTGCTGGGCGTGCCGGGCTGGTGCGATGCGAATGCCGAGCCCGCGTTCTACGACGATCCGGCCGTGTTTCGCAGCGGGCGGCGGACTCGGCCACTGTAA
- a CDS encoding OsmC family protein has translation MPDRIRIRQRWSASMECKVSWMGQDGMAFSAETGSGHLVAMDGAPEGGGHNLAPRPMEMVLLGTGGCTAYDVVLILKKSRQEVSGCSVTLKAERASEDPKVFTKVHFHFTVTGRNLNPATVERAINLSHDKYCSASIMIAKTAELTHSFDIVAG, from the coding sequence ATGCCGGATCGAATCCGAATCAGGCAACGCTGGAGTGCAAGCATGGAATGCAAAGTAAGCTGGATGGGGCAGGACGGCATGGCGTTTTCCGCCGAGACCGGCAGCGGCCACCTCGTCGCGATGGACGGCGCGCCCGAAGGCGGCGGCCACAACCTCGCGCCGCGCCCGATGGAAATGGTGCTGCTCGGCACCGGCGGCTGCACGGCCTATGACGTCGTGCTGATCCTGAAGAAGAGCCGCCAGGAAGTCAGCGGCTGCTCGGTCACGCTGAAGGCCGAACGCGCGAGCGAAGACCCGAAGGTCTTCACGAAAGTGCACTTCCACTTCACCGTCACCGGCCGCAACCTGAACCCGGCCACGGTCGAACGCGCGATCAACCTGTCGCACGACAAGTATTGCTCCGCGTCGATCATGATCGCGAAGACGGCCGAACTCACGCATTCGTTCGACATCGTCGCCGGCTGA
- a CDS encoding DUF1090 family protein: MKKRLTPLLTAALLGGATSAAADPAGCTAKLDSLDARIAAAREARAEDRVAKLRAVRERVRHFCARRQGHASAVAAPGA, translated from the coding sequence ATGAAGAAACGACTCACGCCACTCCTGACGGCCGCCCTGCTGGGCGGCGCCACATCGGCCGCCGCCGACCCGGCCGGCTGCACCGCGAAACTCGACTCGCTCGACGCGCGCATCGCCGCCGCGCGCGAAGCACGCGCCGAGGACCGCGTCGCGAAACTGCGCGCGGTGCGCGAACGCGTCCGCCACTTCTGCGCGCGCCGCCAAGGTCATGCATCAGCCGTCGCCGCCCCAGGCGCCTGA
- the rplM gene encoding 50S ribosomal protein L13: MKTFSAKAHEVTREWYVIDATDKVLGRVASEVARRLRGKHKPEFTPHVDTGDFIIIINASKLKVTGNKTLDKKYYRHSGYPGGIYETTFGKMQERFPGRALEKAVKGMLPKGPLGYAMIKKLKVYAEATHPHSAQQPKALEI; encoded by the coding sequence ATGAAGACGTTTTCCGCAAAAGCCCATGAGGTGACGCGCGAATGGTACGTGATTGACGCGACGGATAAGGTTCTCGGCCGTGTTGCCAGCGAAGTGGCACGCCGTCTGCGCGGCAAGCACAAGCCTGAGTTCACCCCGCACGTCGACACTGGTGATTTCATCATCATCATCAACGCGAGCAAGTTGAAGGTCACGGGCAACAAGACGCTGGACAAGAAGTACTACCGTCACTCGGGCTACCCGGGCGGTATCTATGAAACGACGTTCGGCAAGATGCAGGAACGCTTCCCGGGCCGCGCGCTCGAGAAGGCGGTCAAGGGCATGCTGCCGAAGGGCCCGCTCGGCTACGCGATGATCAAGAAGCTGAAGGTCTACGCAGAAGCGACGCATCCGCACTCGGCTCAACAGCCGAAGGCGCTCGAGATCTAA
- the rpsI gene encoding 30S ribosomal protein S9, whose amino-acid sequence MIGNWNYGTGRRKSAVARVFIKAGKGDIIVNGKPIADYFSRETSLMIVRQPLELTNHGQTFDIKVNVNGGGETGQAGAVRHGITRALIDYDATLKPSLSNAGFVTRDAREVERKKVGLRKARRAKQFSKR is encoded by the coding sequence ATGATCGGTAACTGGAACTACGGTACGGGCCGCCGCAAGAGCGCAGTCGCACGTGTCTTCATCAAGGCTGGCAAGGGCGACATCATCGTCAACGGCAAGCCCATCGCTGACTACTTCTCGCGCGAAACGTCGCTGATGATCGTGCGTCAACCGCTGGAACTCACGAACCACGGCCAGACGTTCGACATCAAGGTGAACGTGAACGGCGGCGGTGAAACGGGTCAGGCAGGTGCAGTGCGCCACGGCATCACCCGTGCACTGATCGACTACGATGCGACGCTGAAGCCGTCGCTGTCGAACGCAGGCTTCGTCACGCGCGATGCACGTGAAGTCGAGCGTAAGAAGGTCGGTCTGCGCAAGGCACGCCGCGCCAAGCAGTTCTCGAAGCGTTAA
- the erpA gene encoding iron-sulfur cluster insertion protein ErpA yields the protein MNAVTESAATTAAEMPVPFVFTDAAADKVKQLIDEEGNPDLKLRVFVQGGGCSGFQYGFTFDEEVNEDDTVMNKNGVQLLIDSMSYQYLVGAEIDYKDDLNGAQFVIKNPNATTTCGCGSSFSV from the coding sequence ATGAACGCTGTTACCGAATCCGCAGCAACGACGGCGGCCGAAATGCCGGTTCCGTTCGTCTTCACCGACGCCGCAGCCGACAAGGTCAAGCAACTGATCGACGAAGAGGGCAATCCCGACCTGAAGCTGCGCGTATTCGTGCAGGGCGGTGGCTGCTCCGGCTTCCAGTATGGCTTCACGTTCGACGAGGAAGTCAACGAGGACGATACCGTGATGAACAAGAACGGCGTCCAGCTCCTGATCGACTCGATGAGCTACCAGTACCTGGTCGGCGCCGAGATCGACTACAAGGACGACCTCAACGGCGCCCAGTTCGTGATCAAGAACCCGAACGCGACCACCACCTGCGGGTGCGGCTCGTCGTTCTCGGTCTGA
- a CDS encoding anhydro-N-acetylmuramic acid kinase, protein MSGTSMDGVDGVAVRFEAGKPPAVLAEAFVGFAQSLRDALFALQQPGDDEIDRESLAANALVARYAVCCHELQRTAGLSRDEIRAIGVHGQTVRHRPERGYTRQINNPALLAELTQVDVIADFRSRDVAAGGHGAPLAPAFHATVFGAPGETRVVCNLGGISNVTILPGEGGDVRGFDCGPANALLDEWATRHLGKPYDDGGKFAARGTVHAALLDVLLDEPYFAAPPPKSTGRDLFNPAWLDAKLAAFAQLAPEDVQATLTALTAVSIAHEIAQHAPDCTAVHVCGGGARNPVLLDALSSALRDRGVRAAVDTTAALGVPPQQVEALAFAWLAHRFTARQPGNLATVTGAAGNRVLGALYPR, encoded by the coding sequence ATGTCGGGAACCAGCATGGACGGCGTCGATGGCGTCGCCGTGCGTTTCGAGGCCGGCAAGCCGCCGGCCGTGCTTGCCGAGGCCTTCGTCGGCTTCGCGCAATCGCTGCGCGACGCGCTGTTCGCGCTGCAGCAGCCCGGCGACGACGAGATCGACCGCGAATCGCTCGCCGCGAACGCGCTGGTCGCGCGCTATGCGGTGTGCTGCCACGAGTTGCAGCGCACGGCCGGGCTGTCGCGCGACGAGATCCGCGCGATCGGCGTGCACGGCCAGACCGTGCGCCATCGCCCCGAGCGCGGTTATACGCGGCAGATCAACAACCCGGCCCTGCTCGCCGAGCTGACCCAGGTCGACGTGATCGCCGATTTCCGCAGCCGCGACGTCGCGGCAGGCGGCCACGGGGCGCCGCTCGCGCCGGCCTTCCATGCAACGGTATTCGGCGCACCGGGCGAGACGCGCGTGGTCTGCAATCTCGGCGGGATCAGCAACGTCACGATCCTGCCCGGCGAAGGCGGCGACGTGCGCGGTTTCGACTGCGGCCCCGCGAATGCGCTGCTCGACGAATGGGCGACCCGCCATCTCGGCAAGCCGTACGACGACGGCGGCAAGTTCGCGGCGCGCGGCACCGTCCATGCAGCGCTGCTCGACGTGCTGCTCGACGAGCCCTATTTCGCCGCACCGCCGCCGAAAAGCACCGGGCGCGACCTGTTCAATCCCGCCTGGCTCGACGCGAAACTGGCCGCATTCGCGCAGCTCGCGCCGGAGGATGTGCAGGCCACGCTCACGGCGCTGACGGCCGTGTCGATCGCGCACGAGATCGCGCAGCATGCGCCCGACTGCACGGCCGTCCATGTGTGCGGCGGCGGCGCACGCAATCCGGTGCTGCTCGATGCGCTTTCAAGCGCGCTACGCGACCGCGGCGTGCGTGCGGCAGTCGACACGACGGCCGCGCTCGGCGTGCCGCCCCAGCAGGTCGAGGCACTCGCGTTCGCGTGGCTCGCGCACCGTTTCACCGCGCGCCAGCCCGGCAATCTCGCGACGGTCACCGGTGCGGCCGGCAACCGCGTGCTCGGCGCGCTCTATCCGCGCTGA
- the tyrS gene encoding tyrosine--tRNA ligase, whose protein sequence is MSTEPSSKPVFPITDEVRHALAVTKRGVDELLIEEEFAQKLARSAATGTPLRIKLGLDPTAPDIHIGHTVVLNKMRQLQDLGHTVIFLIGDFTSLIGDPSGRNATRPPLTREQIESNAKTYFEQAALVLDRAKTEIRYNSEWSMPLGADGMIKLASRYTVARILEREDFTKRFQGGVPISIHEFLYPLMQGYDSVALNADLELGGTDQKFNLLVGRELQKQYGQEQQCILTMPLLEGLDGVEKMSKSKGNYVGISEKPTDMFGKLMSISDTLMWRYFELLSFRSLDEIAGFKREAEGGRNPRDFKVLLAQEIVARFHSQADAERSLEDFNHRAKGGVPDDIPSVTLAGAPLAIGQLLKQAGLVPSTSEALRNIDQGGVKIDGATVSDKGLKVEAGEFVVQVGKRRFARVTLTA, encoded by the coding sequence ATGAGCACCGAACCCAGTTCCAAGCCCGTTTTCCCGATCACCGACGAAGTCCGGCATGCGCTCGCCGTCACGAAGCGCGGCGTCGACGAACTGCTGATCGAGGAAGAGTTCGCGCAGAAGCTCGCGCGCAGCGCGGCCACGGGCACGCCGCTTCGCATCAAGCTCGGCCTCGACCCGACCGCACCCGACATCCACATCGGCCACACCGTCGTGCTGAACAAGATGCGTCAGCTGCAGGACCTCGGCCACACGGTGATTTTCCTGATCGGCGATTTCACGTCGCTGATCGGCGATCCGTCGGGCCGCAACGCGACGCGCCCGCCGCTCACGCGCGAGCAGATCGAGTCGAACGCGAAGACCTACTTCGAGCAGGCCGCGCTCGTGCTCGATCGCGCGAAGACCGAGATCCGCTACAACAGCGAATGGTCGATGCCGCTCGGCGCGGACGGGATGATCAAGCTCGCGTCGCGTTACACGGTTGCGCGGATTCTCGAACGCGAGGATTTCACGAAGCGCTTCCAGGGCGGCGTGCCGATCTCGATCCACGAATTCCTGTACCCGCTGATGCAGGGCTACGATTCGGTCGCGCTGAACGCCGATCTCGAACTGGGCGGCACCGACCAGAAGTTCAACCTGCTGGTCGGCCGCGAACTGCAGAAGCAGTATGGCCAGGAACAGCAGTGCATTCTCACGATGCCGCTGCTCGAAGGCCTCGACGGCGTCGAGAAGATGTCGAAGTCGAAGGGCAACTACGTCGGCATCAGCGAGAAGCCGACCGACATGTTCGGCAAGCTGATGAGCATCTCGGACACGCTGATGTGGCGGTACTTCGAACTGCTGTCGTTCCGCAGCCTCGACGAGATCGCCGGTTTCAAGCGCGAGGCCGAAGGCGGCCGCAACCCGCGCGACTTCAAGGTGCTGCTCGCGCAGGAGATCGTCGCGCGGTTCCACTCGCAGGCCGACGCCGAGCGTTCGCTCGAGGATTTCAACCACCGTGCGAAGGGCGGCGTGCCGGACGACATCCCGTCGGTCACGCTCGCGGGCGCACCGCTCGCGATCGGCCAGTTGCTGAAGCAGGCGGGCCTCGTGCCGTCGACGAGCGAAGCGCTGCGCAATATCGACCAGGGCGGCGTGAAGATCGATGGCGCGACCGTGTCGGACAAGGGCCTGAAGGTCGAAGCCGGCGAGTTCGTCGTCCAGGTCGGCAAGCGCCGCTTCGCGCGCGTCACGCTGACCGCATGA
- the dtd gene encoding D-aminoacyl-tRNA deacylase → MIALIQRVKRADVRVGDRTTGEIGAGLLALVCAERGDTEAAADKLLAKMLGYRVFSDAAGKMNLPVSNIDGEGRAGGLLLVSQFTLAADTNSGLRPSFTPAAPPDEGARLFDHFVAAARARHPVVETGEFGADMQVSLVNDGPVTFWLQVRP, encoded by the coding sequence ATGATCGCGCTGATCCAGCGTGTGAAGCGCGCCGACGTGCGCGTCGGCGACCGCACGACGGGCGAGATCGGCGCGGGCCTGCTCGCGCTCGTCTGCGCGGAGCGCGGCGACACCGAGGCAGCGGCCGACAAGCTGCTCGCGAAAATGCTCGGCTACCGTGTGTTCAGCGACGCCGCCGGCAAGATGAACCTGCCGGTGTCGAACATCGACGGCGAGGGCCGCGCAGGCGGCCTGCTGCTCGTGTCGCAGTTCACGCTGGCGGCCGATACCAACAGCGGGCTGCGTCCGAGCTTCACACCGGCCGCGCCGCCCGACGAGGGCGCGCGGCTCTTCGACCATTTCGTCGCGGCCGCGCGCGCGCGCCATCCGGTCGTCGAGACGGGCGAGTTCGGCGCCGACATGCAGGTGTCGCTCGTCAACGACGGCCCCGTGACATTCTGGCTGCAAGTACGGCCCTGA
- a CDS encoding histidine phosphatase family protein — protein sequence MATTQILFIRHGETAWNRIKRIQGHIDIPLADTGLAQAQRLAVRLARETRDGARIDAVYSSDLMRAQQTAQPFADALGLPLVLRAGLRERAYGIFQGHDSTEIEALFPDAYAAWQTRDPGFAPEGGESQREFYHRVLHALEPIVAAHPGGRIACVAHGGVLDSVYRFANGIELSAPRNYQLLNTSINVVDYVDGRAQVVQWADVSHLDTASDDDGYRKVL from the coding sequence ATGGCCACCACGCAGATTCTTTTCATCCGCCATGGCGAGACGGCCTGGAATCGCATCAAGCGCATCCAGGGCCATATCGACATCCCGCTGGCCGACACGGGGCTCGCGCAGGCGCAGCGGCTGGCCGTGCGTCTTGCGCGCGAAACGCGCGACGGCGCGCGGATCGACGCGGTCTATTCGAGCGACCTGATGCGCGCGCAACAGACCGCGCAGCCCTTCGCCGATGCGCTCGGCCTGCCGCTCGTGCTGCGCGCAGGCTTGCGCGAGCGTGCGTACGGCATCTTCCAGGGGCACGACAGTACCGAGATCGAGGCGCTGTTTCCGGACGCATACGCGGCGTGGCAGACGCGCGATCCGGGCTTCGCGCCGGAAGGCGGCGAGTCGCAGCGTGAGTTCTATCACCGCGTGCTGCACGCGCTCGAGCCGATCGTGGCCGCGCACCCGGGCGGACGGATCGCGTGTGTCGCGCACGGCGGCGTGCTCGACAGCGTGTACCGGTTTGCAAACGGCATCGAACTGTCGGCGCCGCGCAATTACCAACTGCTCAACACGAGCATCAACGTCGTCGATTACGTGGATGGTCGCGCACAGGTCGTGCAGTGGGCCGACGTGTCGCACCTGGACACCGCAAGCGACGACGACGGGTACCGCAAGGTGCTCTGA
- a CDS encoding oxygenase MpaB family protein — translation MTTPSNPPPGAPVPHPRWAEPIRKRLVAGVTHLTTGSGPSLDFSLPPGDPGLFGPDAVCWRVHADFTSMMTGGIAALLLQALHPLALAGVWDHSSFRTDILGRLRRTATFITGTTFGSRADALALIERVKAIHAKVHGTAPDGRPYRADDPALLTWVHVAEVSSFLAAHLRYVNPALPGELQDRYYAETARIAEMLGAQDVPRSRAEVAAYLARMQPELEAGPRTFDVMSILLNVPVARPAMRPAATLVMHAGIDLLPPWAQRMLGVSAFAPLRRAVVRPGIRVVAPVLRWALVNGASRRARRRATAAPQSGKPSA, via the coding sequence ATGACGACGCCATCCAATCCTCCCCCCGGCGCGCCGGTGCCGCACCCGCGCTGGGCCGAGCCGATCCGCAAGCGGCTCGTGGCCGGCGTCACGCACCTGACGACGGGCAGCGGCCCGTCACTCGACTTTTCGTTGCCGCCCGGAGACCCGGGGCTGTTCGGCCCCGACGCCGTCTGCTGGCGCGTGCATGCCGACTTCACGTCGATGATGACGGGCGGCATCGCCGCCCTGCTGCTGCAGGCGCTCCATCCGCTCGCCCTCGCGGGCGTCTGGGATCACTCGTCGTTTCGCACCGACATCCTGGGTCGCTTGCGGCGCACCGCCACGTTCATTACCGGTACGACCTTCGGCAGCCGCGCCGACGCACTCGCGCTGATCGAGCGCGTGAAGGCGATTCACGCGAAAGTGCACGGCACCGCGCCCGACGGACGGCCCTACCGCGCCGACGATCCGGCGTTGCTGACCTGGGTGCACGTCGCGGAAGTGTCGAGTTTTCTCGCCGCGCATCTGCGCTACGTGAATCCGGCCCTGCCGGGCGAGTTGCAGGATCGTTACTACGCCGAAACGGCGCGCATCGCCGAGATGCTCGGCGCGCAGGACGTGCCCCGTTCGCGTGCCGAGGTGGCCGCGTATCTCGCGCGCATGCAGCCCGAACTCGAGGCCGGGCCGCGTACGTTCGACGTGATGTCCATCCTGCTGAACGTGCCGGTCGCACGGCCGGCGATGCGGCCCGCCGCAACCCTCGTGATGCATGCCGGAATCGACCTGCTGCCGCCGTGGGCGCAGCGCATGCTCGGCGTATCGGCATTCGCGCCGCTGCGACGCGCGGTGGTCCGGCCAGGCATACGGGTCGTCGCACCCGTGCTGCGCTGGGCGCTCGTCAATGGCGCATCGAGGCGCGCCCGGCGGCGCGCGACCGCGGCGCCGCAAAGCGGCAAGCCCTCTGCCTGA
- the ruvB gene encoding Holliday junction branch migration DNA helicase RuvB: MIETDKLATEQQRIIAATPASSHEEVFERALRPRQLDDYVGQEKVRGQLEIFIEAAKRRSEPLDHVLLFGPPGLGKTTLAHIIAREMGVNLRQTSGPVLERAGDLAALLTNLEANDVLFIDEIHRLSPVVEEILYPALEDYQIDIMIGEGPAARSVKLDLQPFTLVGATTRAGMLTNPLRDRFGIVARLEFYDADQLSRIVRRSASLLNAQIDPNGALEIAKRSRGTPRIANRLLRRVRDFAEVKADGQITAAVADAALAMLDVDPVGFDLMDRKLLEAILYKFDGGPVGIDNLAAAIGEERDTIEDVLEPYLIQQGFLQRTPRGRVATLLTYRHFGLAAPDTGNPARGAWEASDGQ, from the coding sequence ATGATTGAAACCGACAAACTCGCCACCGAGCAGCAGCGGATCATCGCCGCCACGCCCGCCTCGTCGCACGAGGAGGTGTTCGAACGTGCGCTGCGGCCGCGCCAGCTCGACGACTACGTCGGCCAGGAAAAGGTGCGCGGCCAGCTCGAGATCTTCATCGAAGCCGCCAAGCGCCGCTCCGAGCCGCTCGACCACGTGCTGCTGTTCGGGCCGCCAGGCCTCGGCAAGACGACGCTCGCGCACATCATCGCGCGGGAGATGGGCGTGAACCTGCGCCAGACGTCGGGCCCCGTGCTCGAGCGCGCGGGCGATCTCGCCGCGCTGCTGACGAACCTCGAGGCGAACGACGTGCTGTTCATCGACGAAATCCACCGGCTGTCGCCGGTCGTCGAGGAAATCCTGTATCCGGCGCTCGAGGATTACCAGATCGACATCATGATCGGCGAAGGCCCGGCCGCGCGCAGCGTGAAGCTCGACCTGCAGCCGTTCACGCTGGTCGGCGCCACCACCCGCGCCGGGATGCTGACCAATCCGCTGCGCGACCGTTTCGGGATCGTCGCGCGCCTCGAGTTCTACGACGCCGATCAACTGTCGCGCATCGTGCGGCGCTCGGCATCGCTGCTGAACGCGCAGATCGATCCGAACGGTGCGCTGGAAATCGCGAAGCGCTCGCGCGGCACGCCGCGGATTGCGAACCGGCTGCTGCGCCGCGTGCGCGACTTCGCGGAAGTGAAGGCCGACGGCCAGATCACCGCGGCCGTCGCCGATGCCGCGCTCGCGATGCTCGACGTCGATCCGGTCGGCTTCGACCTGATGGACCGCAAGCTGCTCGAGGCGATCCTGTACAAGTTCGACGGCGGCCCGGTCGGTATCGACAACCTCGCGGCGGCGATCGGCGAAGAGCGCGATACGATCGAGGACGTACTCGAGCCCTACCTGATCCAGCAGGGCTTCCTGCAGCGCACCCCGCGCGGGCGCGTCGCGACGCTGCTCACGTATCGCCACTTCGGGCTCGCCGCGCCGGATACGGGCAACCCGGCGCGCGGCGCATGGGAGGCGTCCGACGGGCAGTGA